From a region of the Candidatus Desulfatibia profunda genome:
- a CDS encoding efflux RND transporter periplasmic adaptor subunit has protein sequence MERFNSENSTTPKILGLIKRFKEAGVKKRLILAIFIVLLLGVGILVYVGQWLTRTGELYYSGTIEATQANLAFQVSGRVSRILTDEGRAVTKEQILAEIDAEEFLAQRNQAYANLTLAQETLKELEAFLSLYQDTLPAEVEKAAAVVKVLEARRDEQEAGYRTQEVEQARLAFLAAEITKEEARKDKVRFDTLFQRGTIAEKEKDAVNLRYETALKDYERAREAYDLLRQGFRTESIEAARARLAEGRAGFKQARAYLKKIEAAARQVEAARARVQAASAALELAEIQLRHTRLKAPFAGIITSRNVEPGEVVAPAREVISLADLSTVDLKLFVAETEIGKVKPGQKVEVKTDTFPNKVYTGHVAFISPEGEFTPKIIQTHKERVKLVYLVKITVPNPNLELKTGMPADAWFR, from the coding sequence ATGGAGCGGTTTAACAGCGAAAACTCCACGACCCCTAAAATATTGGGCCTTATAAAACGTTTTAAAGAGGCTGGTGTTAAAAAGCGCCTGATCCTGGCTATTTTTATCGTCTTGCTTCTGGGTGTGGGTATTTTGGTGTATGTGGGACAGTGGCTGACACGTACCGGCGAATTGTACTACTCGGGAACCATTGAAGCCACCCAGGCCAACCTGGCCTTTCAGGTCAGCGGCCGTGTCAGCCGTATTTTGACCGATGAGGGCCGGGCGGTCACAAAAGAACAGATCCTGGCGGAGATCGACGCGGAGGAGTTTCTGGCACAGCGCAACCAGGCTTACGCCAATCTGACACTGGCCCAGGAAACCCTGAAAGAGCTGGAGGCCTTTCTGTCCCTTTATCAGGATACCCTGCCGGCTGAAGTCGAAAAGGCGGCCGCGGTTGTTAAGGTACTCGAAGCCCGGCGCGACGAACAGGAGGCCGGTTACCGGACTCAGGAAGTGGAGCAGGCCCGCCTGGCATTTCTGGCGGCAGAGATCACCAAGGAAGAAGCCCGCAAGGACAAGGTCCGCTTTGATACGCTTTTTCAAAGAGGGACCATCGCCGAAAAAGAGAAAGATGCTGTTAATCTGCGCTACGAAACGGCCCTGAAGGACTATGAACGTGCCCGGGAAGCATATGATCTGCTCCGGCAGGGTTTTCGGACCGAATCCATTGAAGCGGCGCGGGCCAGGCTGGCCGAAGGCCGGGCGGGTTTCAAGCAGGCCAGAGCCTATTTGAAAAAGATCGAGGCTGCCGCCAGGCAGGTGGAGGCTGCCAGAGCCCGGGTTCAGGCGGCCAGCGCCGCCCTGGAACTTGCGGAGATACAGCTCCGGCACACCCGCTTAAAGGCCCCGTTTGCCGGGATTATTACCAGCCGTAATGTGGAGCCCGGCGAGGTCGTTGCGCCGGCACGCGAGGTCATTTCTCTGGCTGATTTATCCACAGTTGATCTTAAACTTTTTGTGGCTGAAACCGAAATCGGAAAGGTCAAACCCGGCCAGAAGGTCGAAGTGAAAACCGACACGTTCCCGAACAAGGTCTATACCGGCCACGTGGCCTTTATCTCTCCCGAAGGGGAGTTTACTCCCAAGATCATCCAGACCCACAAAGAACGGGTCAAGCTCGTATACCTGGTGAAAATCACCGTTCCGAATCCGAATCTGGAACTCAAAACGGGGATGCCCGCCGATGCCTGGTTCCGCTGA